One stretch of Pelmatolapia mariae isolate MD_Pm_ZW linkage group LG3_W, Pm_UMD_F_2, whole genome shotgun sequence DNA includes these proteins:
- the grpel1 gene encoding grpE protein homolog 1, mitochondrial, translating into MASWCVRAVRQSYSFVASPAIIRGSPRLLCMATQQKNGHGSEEEAEKPEPSPTEKSLMEEKTQLEDQLKDMTEKYKRALADTENLRTRTQKMIEDAKLYGIQSFCKDLLEVADILEKATESVPKEEVTSQNPHLKNLYDGLVMTEVQIQKVFTKHGLIKLNPDGQKFDPYEHEALFHAPVEGKEPGTVAVVTKVGYKLHGRTLRPALVGVAKAL; encoded by the exons atggCGAGCTGGTGTGTACGAGCAGTTAGACAGAGCTACTCTTTTGTAGCTTCGCCTGCGATAATAAG GGGGTCTCCAcgattgttatgcatggccacCCAGCAGAAGAATGGCCACGGGTCAGAGGAGGAGGCTGAGAAGCCAGAACCAAGCCCAACAGAGAAATCCCTGATGGAGGAGAAAACCCAGCTGGAGGATCAGCTCAAAGACATGACA GAAAAGTACAAGAGGGCATTGGCAGACACAGAGAACCTCAGGACGAGAACTCAGAAGATGATAGAGGACGCTAAATTATATG GGATCCAGAGCTTCTGCAAGGACCTGCTGGAAGTTGCAGACATTTTAGAGAAGGCCACAGAGAGCGTGCCCAAGGAGGAGGTGACAAGCCAGAACCCTCACCTGAAGAACCTGTACGACGGCTTGGTGATGACCGAGGTTCAGATCCAGAAGGTGTTCACCAAGCATGGCCTTATCAAGCTCAACCCAGATGGCCAGAAATTTGACCCCTATGAGCATGAGGCCCTCTTCCACGCCCCTGTCGAGGGTAAAGAGCCTGGCACTGTTGCCGTAGTAACCAAAGTAGGCTACAAGCTTCACGGTCGTACCCTCAGACCAGCTTTGGTGGGTGTAGCCAAAGCTCTCTAG
- the cfap184 gene encoding coiled-coil domain-containing protein 96 codes for MDREAGEGENKVRIHSDRGTEENFITVSGDKNEAVSSEMPTSDPEEKHCDSGKVTEESPAEEAATFEPEAKSEDELCTEFDVMNKVKEQPLSQEERVVSEMNSTYHDDAHKLQPETQDTEISSPLHHEDEEAEKEGATSACAQKLNIKYKEHRQLLQELCKERDKARHNSSQLQMKLAQILKKAGDSVQLEGEKPVSEQQQEYERYINTLTDLKQQLRAESEAAQRQAEDLRLQSQEQLGKVEDEWRALMALKQDIAVKMLSRRLGKEAARAKVAASLRAEQLRQDELIKLRLKHIKLNMKVCKLEAELRHGEEHDWDPIQIQFEQLQAEKLEQKKQAEKQHEGSVKLQKKISSSLVCLSHIKEKLHWCQIEVKVKREQLTEVEAVVAGKRDHLTRVKQENSHLHRQNLRLKEQRGLLGNRVLLQDFEDTVNASDQLEEQLEHLKCRQAEILFSCGGWKSQ; via the exons atggACAGAGAGGCGGGAGAGGGAGAAAATAAGGTAAGAATTCACAGTGACAGAGGCACAGAGGAGAATTTTATTACTGTTAGTGGGGATAAAAATGAAGCTGTCTCAAGTGAAATGCCCACATCAGACCCTGAAGAAAAGCACTGTGATAGCGGGAAAGTCACAGAAGAGTCCCCTGCTGAAGAGGccgccacttttgaaccagaagcCAAAAGTGAAGATGAGCTCTGCACTGAGTTTGATGTGATGAATAAAGTCAAAGAACAGCCACTGTCCCAAGAAGAACGTGTGGTTTCTGAGATGAACAGCACTTATCACGATGACGCTCACAAGCTACAGCCTGAGACCCAGGACACGGAGATCTCCAGCCCTCTACACCACGAAGATGAAGAGGCTGAAAAAGAGGGAGCCACATCTGCATGtgcacaaaaactaaacataaagtataaagaacacAGACAGCTCCTCCAGGAGCTGTGCAAAGAGCGAGATAAGGCCAGGCATAACAGCAGCCAGCTGCAGATGAAACTGGCACAAATCTTAAAGAAGGCTGGGGACAGTGTCCAGCTGGAGGGCGAGAAGCCTGtgtcagagcagcagcaggagtacGAGAGGTACATCAACACCCTGACTGACCTGAAGCAGCAGCTCCGTGCTGAATCCGAGGCAGCCCAGCGTCAGGCAGAGGACCTGAGGCTACAGTCCCAGGAGCAGCTGGGCAAG GTGGAAGATGAATGGCGAGCACTGATGGCACTGAAACAGGATATAGCTGTGAAGATGCTAAGCAGACGCCTGGGTAAAGAAGCAGCTCGGGCCAAAGTGGCGGCGTCTCTGCGAGCTGAACAGCTTCGGCAGGACGAGCTGATCAAACTGCGGCTGAAGCACATCAAGTTGAATATGAAGGTTTGCAAGCTGGAGGCAGAGCTCCGCCATGGGGAGGAACATGACTGGGACCCCATACAGATCCAGTTTGAGCAGCTGCAGGCTGAGAAGCTAGAGCAGAAAAAACAAGCCGAAAAGCAGCATGAGGGATCAGTAAAGCTGCAGAAGAAGATCAGCAGTAGCTTGGTG TGCCTGTCACATATAAAGGAGAAGCTGCACTGGTGCCAGATTGAGGTCAAGGTGAAGAGAGAGCAACTGACTGAGGTGGAGGCCGTGGTGGCTGGGAAGAGGGACCACCTAACCAGGGTCAAGCAAGAAAACAGTCACCTGCACAGACAAAACCTGAGGTTGAAGGAGCAGCGTGGGCTGCTGGGCAACAGGGTCCTGCTGCAGGACTTTGAGGATACTGTGAATGCCTCTGACCAACTGGAGGAACAACTAGAACATCTGAAGTGCCGGCAAGCCGAGATCCTCTTCAGCTGTGGCGGGTGGAAGAGTCAATAA
- the tada2b gene encoding transcriptional adapter 2-beta translates to MADLGKKYCVNCLADVTNLRLRCTECPDIELCPECFSAGAEIGNHRRWHGYQQVDGGRFSLWGPEAEGGWTSREEQSLLDAIEQYGFGNWEDMADHVGASRTPQEVMEHYVTMYIHGNLGKACIPDSIPNRVTDHTCPSGGPLSPSLTTPLPPLDISLVEQQQLGYMPLRDDYEIEYDQDAEKLISGLCVNYDDEDVEIEMKRAHVDMYVRKLRERQRRKNIARDYNLVPSFLGRDKKDKEKDKTGMLGVVGSAASVSGTGAGGGAVGSGSMTASGAGPLPSTPKRKITKEEKEQRVRLRALCQFMAHREFEEFFENMHKERMLRAKVRELQRYRRNGITRMEESAEYEAARHKREKRKENKSVVTSKRGSSGGGGLGSGMGLGGGAGGGGGIAGGLGVGGGIKEEGKDGEFAAIENLTGFELLSDREKVLCNSLNLSPARYLTVKTIIIKDHLQKRQGIPAKSRMPSYLDKVLKKRILTFLTESGWISRDTS, encoded by the exons ATGGCCGACTTGGGGAAGAAGTACTGCGTTAACTGCCTTGCAGATGTTACAAACCTGCGGCTTCGCTGCACCGAGTGCCCTGATATCGAGCTGTGCCCCGAGTGCTTCTCAGCGGGCGCTGAAATCGGTAATCACCGGAGATGGCACGGCTACCAGCAGGTCGACGGCGGTCGGTTCTCTCTCTGGGGTCCAGAGGCAGAAGGAGGGTGGACCAGCAGGGAAGAGCAGTCGCTACTCGATGCTATCGAGCAGTATGGATTTGGAAACTGG GAGGACATGGCCGATCATGTCGGAGCATCCCGGACTCCTCAGGAAGTCATGGAACATTATGTCACCATGTACATCCATGGAAACCTGGGGAAGGCCTGTATCCCTGACAGTATTCCAAACCGGGTGACCGATCACACCTGCCCGAGCGGGGGGCCCCTGTCGCCCAGCCTGACCACTCCGCTCCCTCCGCTGGATATCAGCTTGGTTGAGCAACAGCAGCTGGGCTACATGCCACTACGTGACGACTATGAGATTGAGTATGACCAGGACGCGGAGAAGCTCATCAGTGGACTGTGTGTCAACTACGATGATGAGGACGTGGAAATTGAAATGAAGCGCGCCCATGTGGACATGTATGTGCGTAAGCTCAGAGAACGCCAGCGGCGTAAGAACATCGCTCGTGACTACAACCTGGTGCCTTCATTTTTGGGCCGAGACAAgaaggacaaggagaaggaCAAAACAGGGATGTTGGGAGTCGTAGGAAGTGCAGCTAGCGTGAGTGGGACAGGGGCTGGTGGTGGTGCAGTCGGATCAGGATCCATGACAGCATCGGGAGCTGGTCCTCTCCCAAGTACAcctaaaagaaaaatcaccaaGGAAGAGAAGGAGCAGCGGGTGAGGCTGCGGGCGCTTTGCCAGTTCATGGCCCATCGGGAGTTTGAAGAGTTCTTTGAGAACATGCATAAAGAGCGAATGCTGAGGGCCAAGGTGCGCGAGCTGCAGCGCTACCGACGAAACGGCATCACACGCATGGAGGAGTCAGCGGAATACGAAGCAGCACGCCACAAACGGGAGAAACGCAAAGAGAACAAAAGTGTGGTCACCTCAAAGCGAGGCAGCTCGGGAGGAGGAGGGCTTGGTTCCGGGATGGGACTCGGGggtggagctggaggaggaggaggcattGCTGGGGGACTAGGGGTTGGAGGTGGGATCAAAGAAGAGGGCAAAGATGGTGAGTTTGCTGCCATTGAGAATCTGACGGGCTTCGAGCTGCTGTCAGACAGGGAGAAGGTGCTGTGCAACTCTCTCAACCTCAGCCCGGCACGCTACCTGACTGTCAAAACCATCATCATCAAAGATCACCTGCAGAAAAGGCAGGGCATTCCCGCCAAGAGTCGAATGCCCAGCTACCTGGACAAGGTTCTTAAGAAGCGCATTCTCACCTTCCTCACAGAAAGTGGCTGGATATCCCGAGACACCTCTTAG